From Saccharomycodes ludwigii strain NBRC 1722 chromosome IV, whole genome shotgun sequence, one genomic window encodes:
- the ADP1 gene encoding putative ATP-dependent permease ADP1 (similar to Saccharomyces cerevisiae YCR011C | ADP1 | ATP-Dependent Permease) translates to MLGIKSPLILIPFFFSSTLITLTSALKPEFIFNNDEDGCPPCFNCMLPIFECKQYSTCNEYTGQCECVTGFGGQDCKSPVCGGLSVQNDQRPIRNESEPSCDCYDGWGGINCNICQQDSICNAFLPDGVEDGGVCYKQGILVHQVFQGCNVTNPKILSILNGKQPQATFSCNNTSEECGFQFWVDQVESFYCGLDNCTFEYDIAGNTTHYKCENVECKCLPDEFLCGKSGSIDISDFLTETIKGPADFSCDLRDQNCKFSEPSMDGLISNVFGDSCITLHCESGECIHYSEIPGYTIPKNPSNKRAQVITICITVFILGLILSTTINCITNSPLFLSSASGKIKLADDYDDDSSSFSSLLYNDLSEEFLYNTVNATLTFENIEYYVGKNKKTPGSKVLNKVSGIVQPGQIMAIMGGSGAGKTTLLDILAMKNKSGTVEGTIRINGQKMGPTEFRKITGFVDQDDHLFPTLTVYETVLNSALLRLPSKMSLKSKHKRVEKVLKELRIFNIKDKLIGNDFERGISGGEKRRVSIACELVTSPLILFLDEPTSGLDSNNARNVVECLLKLANHQNRTLVVSIHQPRSNIFKMFDRLILLSSGEMCYSGVTSDVGGFLKNCGYECPRDYNIADYLIDVTFDEKDSTGKADIATTLAIDNEEVQPPQVHNIDDELRESNNSSNSTNRNEWEHYAEHRDEIRSLLFKDNDNGNGGGNTISSSKGSVGTGLLCKEFQSSSIYQQLLYDVNMETVNSNTHNIKLPTGCGKASFSEQLSILCSRSFKNVYRNPKLLIGNYLLTVILGAFLGALYYKVEDDISGFQNRLGLFFFIITFFGFLSFTELSAFYLERIIFIKERSNNYYHPLAYFISKILSDVLPLRIIPPFILAIVLYPLVGLNIKDNAFIKFIGILVLFNLSVSFEILTIGIIFEDLNNSIISSVLILLWSILFSGLFINTQDITNFIFKYMKNFSLFYYAYESLIINEVKSLTLKEKKFGLSIEVPGATILSTFGFQVANLKFDILMLCVAIFGFLITAYLILRFFVVENR, encoded by the coding sequence ATGCTAGGAATCAAATCACCTCTGATATTaataccattttttttttcgtcaACGTTAATCACGTTAACAAGTGCATTAAAACCAGAgtttattttcaacaatGATGAAGACGGTTGTCCTCCCTGTTTTAATTGTATGTTGCCAATATTTGAATGTAAGCAATACTCTACGTGTAACGAATATACAGGGCAATGTGAATGTGTAACTGGGTTTGGTGGACAAGATTGTAAAAGTCCGGTTTGTGGTGGATTATCTGTTCAAAACGATCAAAGACCAATAAGAAATGAAAGTGAACCCTCTTGTGATTGTTACGATGGATGGGGCGGTATTAATTGTAATATTTGTCAACAAGATTCCATTTGTAATGCATTTTTGCCTGATGGTGTGGAGGATGGTGGTGTTTGTTACAAACAAGGCATTTTAGTTCATCAGGTTTTCCAAGGTTGTAATGTTACAAATCCAAAGATCTTGAGCATTCTAAATGGGAAACAACCACAAGCGACCTTTTCTTGCAATAACACCTCTGAAGAATGTGGGTTTCAATTTTGGGTTGATCAAGTAGAAAGTTTTTATTGTGGACTAGATAATTGTACTTTTGAATACGATATTGCTGGAAACACCACACATTACAAATGTGAAAATGTCGAATGCAAATGTTTGCCTGACGAATTTTTGTGTGGGAAAAGTGGATCTATTGATATATCTGATTTTTTGACTGAAACTATCAAAGGACCCGCAGATTTTAGTTGTGATTTACGGGATCAAAATTGTAAGTTTAGTGAGCCAAGTATGGATGGATTGATATCTAACGTGTTTGGTGATTCTTGCATTACTTTGCATTGTGAATCTGGTGAGTGTATCCATTATAGCGAAATCCCTGGTTATACCATACCAAAAAATCCAAGTAATAAGAGAGCACAGGTTATCACTATTTGTATAACTGTTTTTATATTGGGATTAATACTGAGCACCACAATTAATTGTATAACTAATTCTCcgctttttctttcatcTGCATCCggcaaaataaaattggctgatgattatgatgatgatagCTCCTCGTTTTCTTCGTTGTTGTACAATGATTTATCTGAAgaatttttgtataatacCGTTAATGCCACGTTAACTTTTGAGAACATTGAATATTATGTtgggaaaaataaaaaaacccCCGGTAGCAAGGTTTTGAACAAGGTATCTGGGATTGTTCAACCAGGACAGATAATGGCCATCATGGGGGGTTCTGGTGCAGGAAAAACTACTTTGTTGGATATTTTGGccatgaaaaataaatcaggTACAGTCGAAGGAACCATCAGAATTAATGGACAGAAAATGGGTCCCACGGAATTTCGCAAAATTACTGGTTTTGTTGACCAAGATGATCATTTATTTCCCACACTAACTGTCTACGAAACGGTTTTAAATAGTGCATTGTTGAGGTTACCGTCCAAAATGAGTTTAAAATCCAAGCATAAAAGAGtagaaaaagttttgaaagaattaagaatatttaatattaaggATAAATTAATTGGGAATGATTTTGAAAGAGGTATCAGTGGAGGTGAAAAGAGAAGAGTTTCAATTGCCTGTGAACTAGTTACATCACCattgattttgtttttagatGAACCAACCTCAGGATTAGATTCAAACAATGCAAGGAATGTCGTTGAATGTTTGTTGAAGCTAGCTAACCATCAAAATAGAACATTAGTTGTTTCAATTCATCAACCACGTtctaacatttttaaaatgtttgATAGGTTAATTTTGTTGAGCAGTGGGGAAATGTGTTATTCTGGCGTGACAAGTGACGTTGGTGGATTTTTGAAGAATTGTGGATACGAATGTCCCAGAGATTATAATATTGCGGATTATTTAATAGACGTTACATTTGATGAAAAGGATAGTACTGGTAAAGCGGACATTGCTACCACACTTGCTATTGACAATGAAGAAGTACAGCCGCCACAAGTTCATAATATAGACGACGAATTAAGAGagagtaataatagtagcaaTAGTACTAATAGAAACGAATGGGAACATTACGCTGAGCATCGAGATGAAATTAGATCGTTATTGTTTAAGGATAACGATAATGGTAATGGTGGTGGTAATACTATCTCTAGCTCCAAAGGTAGTGTTGGCACTGGCTTGTTATGTAAAGAGTTTCAAAGCAGCAGCATTTATCAGCAATTATTATACGACGTCAATATGGAGACTGTTAATAGTAATACccataatattaaattaccGACTGGCTGCGGTAAAGCTTCGTTTAGTGAACAATTAAGTATTCTATGTTCTAGATCCttcaaaaatgtttataGAAATCCTAAACTGTTAATAGGAAATTACTTATTAACTGTTATATTAGGTGCATTTTTAGGTgcattatattataaagtAGAAGATGATATTAGTGGATTTCAGAATCGATTGGgcctattttttttcatcataacattttttggatttttatcatttacCGAGTTGAGTGCCTTTTATTTGGAGagaattattttcataaaGGAAAGATCTAATAACTATTATCACCCACTGGCTTATTTTATAAGTAAAATTCTGAGCGACGTATTACCATTAAGGATTATTCcaccttttattttagcaATTGTGCTTTATCCATTAGTTGgcttaaatattaaagataatgcttttatcaaatttatAGGAATATTGGTGCTTTTTAATTTGAGTGTatcttttgaaattttaacTATTGGGATAATTTTTGAGGATTTGAACAATTCTATTATTAGCAGCGTGCTAATATTGTTGTGGTCGATTTTATTCAGTGGATTGTTTATTAATACACAAGATATaactaattttatttttaaatatatgaaGAATTTctcattattttattatgcTTATGAGTCTTTGATTATTAATGAAGTTAAATCATTAACTttgaaggaaaagaaatttgGTTTAAGTATTGAAGTCCCAGGTGCCACAATTTTAAGCACATTTGGGTTCCAGGTTGCtaatttgaaatttgatattttaatgttATGTGTAGCTATATTTGGGTTCCTGATCACTGCCTATTTGATATTAAGATTTTTCGTCGTAGAAAATAGATGA